A genomic window from Aquitalea aquatilis includes:
- the gloA2 gene encoding SMU1112c/YaeR family gloxylase I-like metalloprotein yields the protein MSDTPLPLRGLHHVALITADYARARDFYHRILGLPIISESWRAERQSWKLNLQLPDGTQLELFSFPTPPARLSRPEACGLRHLALSTDDLEALRAALLCQQVPCEEIRLDALTGQRFFFCQDPDQLPIEFYETTKA from the coding sequence ATGTCAGACACGCCCCTGCCGTTGCGCGGCCTGCATCACGTCGCCCTGATCACCGCCGACTATGCCCGCGCGCGCGACTTTTACCACCGCATTCTTGGCCTGCCCATCATCAGCGAGAGCTGGCGTGCCGAACGCCAGTCGTGGAAGCTGAACCTGCAGCTGCCGGATGGCACCCAGCTGGAATTGTTCAGCTTTCCCACCCCGCCCGCACGTCTCAGCCGGCCGGAAGCCTGCGGCCTACGCCATCTGGCGCTGAGTACGGATGATCTGGAGGCATTGCGGGCGGCACTGCTGTGTCAGCAAGTGCCCTGCGAAGAGATACGACTGGACGCGCTGACCGGACAGCGCTTTTTCTTCTGCCAGGACCCGGACCAGCTGCCAATCGAGTTTTACGAAACCACCAAAGCGTAG
- the ssuD gene encoding FMNH2-dependent alkanesulfonate monooxygenase, with amino-acid sequence MSLDIFWFLPTSGDTRYLGQSGSGRAVSNEYLRQIAVAADNLGYDGILIPTGSGCLDPWVTASSLVPVTSRLKLLVALRTALTKPTAAARMAATLDQASNGRLLLNVVAGGDSAELAADGIFLDHDQRYEEASEFLHIWKRLLAGETVNYAGKYHTVENAQNFFEPVQKPAPPLYFGGSSSAAHDLAAEHVEAYLTWGEPPAAVAEKIADVRARAAKLGRTVRFGVRLHVIVRETTEQAWAAANALISHLDDEVIAKVQQRFAAMDSEGQRRMAALHGGKRDQLEVSPNLWAGVGLVRGGAGTALVGDAQNVAARLKEYADLGVDSFVLSGYPHLEEAYRFAELVFPLLPGKRWVYGDDRVQTGGPFDASTVVSKAVAETEAA; translated from the coding sequence ATGAGTCTCGATATCTTCTGGTTTCTGCCCACCTCGGGGGATACCCGTTATCTGGGCCAGTCCGGCTCCGGCCGCGCTGTCAGCAACGAATACCTGCGGCAGATTGCCGTGGCGGCGGACAATCTGGGTTACGACGGCATTCTCATCCCCACGGGCAGCGGCTGCCTGGACCCGTGGGTGACCGCCTCCAGCCTGGTGCCGGTCACCAGCCGGCTGAAGCTGCTGGTGGCGCTGCGCACTGCGCTGACCAAGCCCACCGCCGCCGCCCGCATGGCCGCCACGCTGGATCAGGCCAGCAATGGCCGCCTACTGCTGAATGTGGTGGCCGGCGGCGATTCGGCCGAACTGGCCGCCGATGGCATCTTCCTGGATCACGACCAGCGCTACGAGGAAGCCAGCGAATTCCTGCACATCTGGAAGCGCCTGCTGGCCGGGGAAACCGTCAACTACGCCGGCAAATATCACACGGTGGAAAACGCGCAGAATTTCTTTGAGCCGGTGCAGAAACCGGCCCCGCCGCTGTACTTTGGTGGCTCGTCCAGTGCTGCGCATGATCTGGCGGCCGAGCACGTGGAAGCCTACCTCACCTGGGGCGAACCACCGGCCGCCGTGGCCGAGAAGATTGCCGATGTGCGCGCCCGCGCCGCCAAGCTGGGCCGCACCGTGCGCTTTGGCGTGCGCCTGCATGTGATCGTGCGTGAAACCACCGAGCAAGCCTGGGCGGCGGCCAATGCGCTGATCAGCCATCTGGATGACGAGGTGATCGCCAAGGTGCAGCAGCGCTTTGCCGCCATGGATTCCGAAGGCCAGCGCCGCATGGCAGCGCTGCATGGTGGCAAGCGCGACCAGCTGGAAGTCAGCCCCAATCTGTGGGCCGGCGTCGGCCTGGTGCGCGGTGGTGCCGGCACTGCGCTGGTGGGGGATGCGCAAAACGTGGCCGCGCGGCTGAAGGAATATGCCGACCTGGGCGTGGACAGCTTTGTCTTGTCCGGCTACCCGCATCTGGAAGAAGCCTACCGCTTTGCCGAACTGGTGTTCCCGCTGTTGCCGGGCAAGCGCTGGGTGTATGGCGACGACCGGGTACAGACCGGTGGCCCGTTTGATGCCAGCACGGTAGTGAGCAAGGCCGTGGCCGAGACGGAGGCCGCATGA
- a CDS encoding GntR family transcriptional regulator: protein MSTLNAPQALHARIRDSLRSQILSGHYDQHDKLPSEKQLMESFGVSRITVRHALGTLEQEGMIFRIAGKGCYVAKNKPTQTLTRLQGFAEAMHSQGYAACNRVLSLNSLPASELVAQVFGVAVGAPMVELRRLRYLERLPVSLDISYFTQELGQRLAREDLVTRDVFHILENDYGQPLGHADLGIEAALATPEEAGLLEVPPASPLLALQRMTWGADGSPLELDFIRYRADRFRYQLRIERR from the coding sequence ATGTCCACCCTGAACGCCCCCCAAGCCCTGCACGCCCGCATCCGCGACAGCCTGCGCAGCCAGATTCTCAGCGGCCATTACGATCAGCACGACAAACTGCCCTCGGAAAAACAGCTGATGGAAAGCTTTGGTGTGAGCCGCATTACCGTGCGCCATGCACTGGGAACCCTGGAACAGGAAGGCATGATCTTCCGCATTGCCGGCAAGGGCTGCTATGTCGCCAAGAACAAGCCCACCCAGACGCTGACCCGGCTACAAGGCTTTGCCGAAGCCATGCATAGCCAGGGCTACGCCGCCTGCAACCGGGTACTGAGCCTGAACAGCCTGCCCGCCAGCGAGCTGGTGGCTCAGGTGTTTGGCGTAGCGGTGGGCGCGCCCATGGTGGAGCTGCGCCGCCTGCGTTATCTGGAGCGGCTGCCGGTATCGCTGGATATCAGTTACTTCACCCAGGAGCTGGGCCAGCGCCTGGCGCGTGAAGACCTGGTCACCCGCGATGTGTTTCACATTCTGGAAAATGACTATGGCCAGCCACTGGGCCATGCCGACCTCGGCATTGAAGCCGCGCTGGCCACGCCGGAAGAAGCCGGCTTGCTGGAAGTGCCGCCCGCCTCGCCGCTGCTGGCCTTGCAACGCATGACCTGGGGCGCGGACGGCAGCCCGCTGGAACTGGATTTCATCCGCTACCGCGCCGACCGTTTCCGCTACCAGCTGCGTATCGAACGCCGCTGA
- a CDS encoding MetQ/NlpA family ABC transporter substrate-binding protein has product MKHHKKQLGALALVGLLLAQGALAAALKIGVTPGAYADSVQVAAQEARKQGLEVDVVEFSDWTTPNVALASKDLDANYFQHQAFLDNVIKTQGFHFRPVGVGILANVGLYSSRIKQFGELKTGAKVAIASDPINQGRGLLLLQKAGLIKLRDGVGARGRLGDIASNPRKLEFVEVEGPQLVRVVNDVDLAQGYPHFIVAAHAFDPGSALIFSGKDDEQYALRFVARDDNARDPRLLKFVQIYQNSPAVKAQIRKSYANNDKLYSLAWLK; this is encoded by the coding sequence ATGAAGCATCACAAGAAGCAACTGGGCGCACTGGCGCTGGTCGGCCTGCTGCTGGCACAAGGCGCACTGGCGGCGGCACTGAAAATTGGCGTCACGCCCGGCGCTTATGCCGATTCGGTACAGGTGGCCGCGCAGGAGGCCAGAAAGCAGGGGCTGGAAGTCGATGTGGTGGAGTTTTCCGACTGGACCACGCCCAATGTGGCGCTGGCCAGCAAGGATCTGGACGCCAATTATTTCCAACACCAGGCATTTCTGGACAATGTGATCAAGACCCAGGGTTTTCACTTTCGCCCGGTTGGGGTGGGCATCCTGGCCAATGTCGGCTTGTACTCCAGCCGCATCAAGCAATTTGGTGAGTTGAAAACTGGTGCCAAGGTGGCCATTGCCAGCGACCCCATCAATCAGGGCCGTGGCTTGCTGTTGCTGCAAAAAGCCGGCCTGATCAAGCTGCGTGACGGCGTGGGTGCGCGTGGCAGGCTGGGTGATATCGCCAGCAATCCGCGCAAACTGGAGTTTGTCGAGGTGGAAGGGCCGCAGCTGGTGCGGGTGGTGAATGATGTCGATCTGGCCCAAGGCTACCCGCACTTCATCGTGGCGGCGCATGCCTTCGACCCCGGTAGTGCGCTGATTTTCTCCGGCAAGGACGACGAGCAATACGCCCTGCGCTTTGTCGCCCGTGATGACAATGCCCGCGATCCTCGCCTGCTGAAGTTCGTGCAGATCTACCAGAACTCGCCGGCGGTCAAAGCGCAGATTCGCAAGTCCTACGCCAACAACGACAAGCTCTACAGCCTAGCCTGGCTGAAATGA
- a CDS encoding sulfonate ABC transporter substrate-binding protein → MQHFNPTRRRLLSLLAAAGLALSTLSASALAAGSDTLNIGYQKYGTLVLLKAQGTLEKRLAPLGIKVKWAEFPGGPQLLEALNVGSVDLGTTGETPPIFAQAAGADLLYLANEPAAPQGEGIVVSKDSAIRSVKDLKGKRVALNKGSNVHYLLVRALEKAGLKYEDITPVFLNPADGRAAFQQGSVDAWVIWDPFFAAAEKQLGARLLADGKGIVNNTQFYLGRKPYVASNPKVIKVVLEELQRLDSWGKSHIPEVAAELSSQIGLDKDIVQVAAQRSGYGVKLLDGKVVAEQQRIADTFFKLKLVPKPLVVKDIVWDGK, encoded by the coding sequence ATGCAACACTTCAACCCCACCCGCCGCCGTTTGCTGAGCCTGCTGGCGGCAGCTGGCCTGGCGCTGTCCACCCTGTCGGCCAGCGCACTGGCTGCCGGCAGCGACACCCTGAATATCGGTTATCAGAAATACGGCACGCTGGTGCTGCTCAAGGCGCAGGGCACGCTGGAAAAACGCCTGGCCCCGCTGGGCATCAAGGTGAAATGGGCCGAATTCCCCGGTGGCCCGCAACTGCTCGAGGCGCTGAATGTGGGCAGCGTGGACCTGGGCACCACCGGCGAAACGCCGCCCATCTTTGCCCAGGCGGCGGGGGCCGACCTGCTGTATCTGGCCAATGAACCGGCCGCGCCGCAAGGCGAAGGCATCGTGGTGAGCAAGGACTCGGCCATCCGCAGTGTGAAAGACCTCAAGGGCAAGCGCGTGGCGCTGAACAAGGGGTCCAATGTGCACTATCTGCTGGTGCGTGCGCTGGAAAAGGCCGGCCTCAAATATGAGGATATCACCCCGGTATTCCTTAATCCGGCCGATGGCCGCGCGGCCTTCCAGCAAGGCAGTGTGGACGCCTGGGTGATCTGGGACCCGTTCTTTGCTGCGGCGGAAAAACAGCTGGGTGCCCGCCTGCTGGCCGATGGCAAGGGCATCGTCAACAACACCCAGTTTTATCTGGGGCGCAAGCCTTATGTAGCCAGCAATCCCAAGGTGATCAAGGTGGTGCTGGAAGAGCTGCAACGGCTGGATTCCTGGGGCAAGAGCCATATTCCGGAAGTAGCGGCCGAGCTATCCAGCCAGATCGGCCTGGACAAGGACATCGTGCAGGTGGCTGCGCAACGCTCCGGCTACGGGGTGAAACTGCTGGATGGCAAGGTGGTGGCCGAGCAGCAGCGCATTGCCGATACCTTTTTCAAGCTCAAGCTGGTTCCCAAGCCGCTGGTGGTGAAGGATATCGTGTGGGATGGCAAGTAA
- a CDS encoding putative bifunctional diguanylate cyclase/phosphodiesterase: protein MNQTASMLDGLLHEAGPLLLGLCSNALIGVYVIQDDHFVFVNARLAELFGYSQQQLCSGMGPRQLTAQRDQAMVRREIDSRIKGDSQSSHYAFRGVRQDGSELDVEVFGVSTRFGERPAIIGMLLDVSERSAAERAVKDQLQFITRLIDTIPNPVFYKDETGRYIGCNSAFEQYLGRPRSELIGHSVFDISPPDLAARYQAADQALFDSRGTQVYETQVVYGDGSRHEVMFYKATFDKADGSLGGLVGLMLDISERKRMEQAIWHEANYDALTGLPNLRLLRDSLAKELERARRMSSNLALLFIDLDRFKEVNDTLGHHMGDQLLKQAAERIRAVVRNSDIVSRQGGDEFVVILPDISDAQAAGLVAGKIIRLLGLPFLLGSNQVYVSASIGIALYPDDSTELETLVSFADQAMYAAKAAGRNGSSYFTPSLQVEAQRRQKVGNSLRQALRDNQFEAYYQPIVELASGRVVKAEALLRWHHPEQGVLLPGDFIAVAEEIGMIGDIGNLVFQQTLELIAAWPDGQVSVNISPRQFISGDCRHWLHEIAERQLPTGCLAVEITEGLLLDERPLVVNTLLGFHQAGVEVSIDDFGTGYSAMSYLKKFNIDYLKIDRSFIAGLSSDNTDHAITEAVIAMAHKLGMRVIAEGVETEAQRQLLLEAGCDYAQGYLFAHPMPRQDFLAFIRTGQC from the coding sequence ATGAATCAGACCGCTTCCATGCTGGACGGGCTGCTGCACGAGGCAGGGCCGCTGCTGTTGGGGCTGTGCAGCAATGCCCTCATCGGGGTGTACGTCATCCAGGACGATCACTTCGTTTTCGTCAATGCCAGGCTGGCCGAGCTGTTTGGCTACAGCCAGCAACAGTTATGCAGTGGCATGGGCCCGCGCCAGCTCACCGCCCAGCGCGACCAGGCCATGGTGCGCCGGGAAATCGACAGCCGCATCAAGGGCGACAGCCAGAGCAGCCACTATGCATTTCGCGGTGTGCGGCAGGACGGTTCCGAGCTGGATGTGGAAGTTTTTGGCGTTAGCACGCGTTTTGGCGAGCGGCCGGCCATCATCGGCATGCTGCTGGATGTGTCCGAACGTAGCGCCGCCGAGCGCGCGGTCAAGGACCAGCTGCAGTTCATCACCCGTCTGATCGATACCATTCCCAATCCGGTGTTCTACAAGGACGAGACCGGTCGCTATATCGGCTGCAACAGCGCCTTCGAGCAATATCTGGGCAGGCCGCGCAGCGAGCTGATCGGCCATTCCGTATTCGATATCTCCCCGCCGGATCTGGCCGCCCGTTACCAGGCGGCAGACCAGGCCCTGTTTGACAGCCGTGGCACCCAGGTTTACGAAACCCAGGTGGTGTATGGCGATGGCAGCCGGCACGAGGTGATGTTCTACAAGGCGACCTTCGACAAGGCTGATGGCAGCCTGGGCGGCTTGGTTGGCCTGATGCTGGATATCAGCGAACGCAAGCGCATGGAGCAGGCAATCTGGCACGAGGCCAACTACGATGCCCTGACCGGCCTGCCCAATTTGCGGCTGCTGCGCGACAGTCTGGCCAAAGAGCTGGAGCGGGCGCGGCGCATGAGCAGCAATCTGGCGCTGCTGTTTATCGATCTGGACCGTTTCAAGGAAGTCAACGACACGCTGGGTCACCATATGGGGGACCAGCTGCTGAAGCAGGCGGCCGAGCGCATTCGTGCCGTGGTGCGCAATAGTGACATCGTCTCCCGCCAGGGTGGCGACGAGTTTGTGGTCATCCTGCCCGACATCAGCGACGCCCAGGCGGCCGGGCTGGTGGCCGGCAAAATCATCCGCTTGCTGGGCCTGCCTTTCCTGCTGGGCAGCAATCAGGTTTATGTGTCGGCCAGCATTGGCATTGCACTGTATCCGGATGACAGCACCGAGCTGGAAACCCTGGTCAGCTTCGCCGATCAGGCGATGTATGCGGCCAAGGCCGCTGGGCGCAATGGCTCCAGCTATTTCACCCCGTCCTTGCAGGTCGAGGCGCAGCGCCGGCAAAAGGTGGGCAACAGCCTGCGTCAGGCCTTGCGCGACAATCAATTCGAAGCGTATTACCAGCCGATTGTCGAGCTGGCCAGCGGCCGGGTGGTCAAGGCTGAAGCACTGCTGCGCTGGCACCATCCCGAGCAGGGTGTGCTGCTGCCCGGCGATTTCATCGCGGTAGCCGAGGAAATCGGCATGATCGGCGATATCGGCAATCTGGTGTTCCAGCAGACACTGGAGCTGATTGCGGCTTGGCCGGACGGGCAGGTTAGCGTCAATATCTCGCCGCGCCAGTTCATCAGCGGCGATTGCCGCCACTGGCTGCATGAAATCGCCGAACGGCAGCTGCCCACTGGCTGTCTGGCGGTGGAAATCACCGAAGGGCTGCTGCTGGATGAACGGCCGCTGGTGGTCAACACCCTGTTGGGCTTTCATCAGGCGGGGGTGGAGGTCAGCATCGACGACTTTGGCACCGGCTACTCCGCCATGTCCTATCTGAAAAAATTCAATATCGATTATCTGAAGATAGATCGCAGCTTCATCGCTGGTCTGTCCAGTGACAATACCGACCATGCCATTACCGAGGCGGTGATCGCCATGGCGCACAAACTGGGCATGCGGGTGATTGCCGAAGGGGTGGAGACCGAGGCGCAGCGCCAGCTGCTGCTGGAGGCAGGCTGCGACTACGCCCAGGGTTATCTGTTTGCCCACCCCATGCCACGCCAGGATTTTCTCGCTTTCATTCGCACCGGCCAGTGCTGA
- a CDS encoding amidohydrolase family protein: MRVIDMRCRPAFLHDFFGASPGTQAYEAARWLNRSVGSRDDQHFVNSLTQQGFVEEVASAGLSHAVVVGRHTPGQQLPNDTIHQIVHGHERLLGIAGVDPALQGEQAAVAEAERAIRQLGLSGIDIEPGFGVPARQPDDAVYYPIYETCAALGVPVCLMSGPTTPDPRYNDPSGLAKVAADFPQLPIVCYHGYWPRVAEVIAIAFRHENVLLVPDMYQFLPGSQLYIDAANGFMAEQLLFGSSYPFRPIRQSIDDLHGLGLRPDVLDKVLYGNAARLFDL, translated from the coding sequence ATGAGGGTGATCGACATGCGCTGCAGGCCGGCCTTCCTGCACGATTTCTTCGGGGCCTCGCCCGGCACCCAGGCTTACGAGGCGGCACGCTGGCTTAACCGGAGCGTGGGCTCGCGTGACGACCAGCACTTTGTCAACTCGCTGACCCAGCAAGGTTTTGTGGAGGAGGTGGCCAGCGCCGGCCTCAGCCACGCCGTGGTAGTGGGGCGGCATACGCCGGGCCAGCAGCTGCCCAATGACACCATTCACCAGATCGTGCATGGCCATGAGCGCCTGCTGGGCATTGCCGGGGTGGACCCGGCCTTGCAGGGCGAGCAGGCGGCGGTAGCCGAGGCCGAGCGTGCCATCCGCCAGCTGGGCCTGTCCGGCATCGATATCGAACCGGGCTTTGGCGTGCCGGCACGGCAGCCGGACGATGCGGTGTACTACCCCATCTACGAAACCTGCGCGGCGCTGGGCGTGCCGGTCTGCCTGATGTCCGGCCCCACCACGCCGGACCCGCGTTATAACGACCCCTCCGGTTTGGCCAAGGTGGCGGCGGATTTTCCGCAGCTGCCCATCGTTTGCTACCACGGCTACTGGCCACGGGTGGCGGAAGTCATCGCCATCGCCTTTCGCCATGAAAACGTATTGCTGGTGCCGGACATGTACCAGTTTTTGCCGGGCAGCCAGCTGTATATCGATGCGGCCAATGGCTTCATGGCCGAGCAGCTGCTGTTTGGCTCGTCCTATCCATTCCGCCCCATTCGCCAGTCGATTGATGATCTGCATGGCCTGGGCCTGCGGCCCGATGTGCTGGACAAGGTGCTGTACGGCAATGCCGCGCGCCTGTTTGACCTTTAA
- a CDS encoding methyl-accepting chemotaxis protein, which translates to MSNQFNAFTSRLSIAAKLNLVLSLLLLVVLGLAGIWLTHWQSQRMEQQQQQEMRQANRQVIDMMDAYAAQLERSAALAESALRANLPGQPALSGERMDTGGKALPVLRIGEHVINNSTLEVDRFTRSTGSLATVFVKDGSEWIRIATSVKKEDGSRAVGTPLSHDSPAYASLNAGHAYTGPVQLFGRDFMTLYSPVQNEAGQVVAALFVGEEFTASLAALRQKIMSVRFGESGYIYAFDAHNEPGRMMIHPHSQGKNLLDFKDKDGLAINRIMLEQKQGVLHYHWAKPDSNEPVRPKIAVFDTFERWGWIVAASSYEDEFAAQLQAMRWRLAIGIIVMIGLLLAATFWASRLWVTRPLAHAVDAIRRVADGDLTVRIEARSQDEVGELLLAADAMSSHLREMIGDVERSLASLSVQARSLVSISEDVSTASGEQNAAASTMAACVEEMSSSINQVARHADLARQMAADANVQSQCGAQVVSQATNTMGQIAVAVKQAGGTVRQLDGLSERIAEVVTVIRDIADQTNLLALNAAIEAARAGEAGRGFAVVADEVRKLAERTTQSTLQITDTVSKIQDGARMAVEHMEAGAQQVDAGVSSASQAASSLQDIQAGAAQVGEAVSGISDALGEQDAASRDIALNVEKIAQQADGNHGKARAAAQAAATLVGLAEALRTSISRFKL; encoded by the coding sequence ATGTCAAATCAATTCAACGCTTTTACCAGCAGGCTCAGCATTGCCGCCAAGCTTAACCTGGTGTTATCCCTGTTGTTGCTGGTGGTACTCGGACTGGCCGGCATCTGGCTGACCCATTGGCAAAGCCAGCGCATGGAACAGCAACAGCAACAGGAAATGCGCCAGGCCAACCGTCAGGTCATCGACATGATGGATGCCTACGCCGCACAGCTGGAACGCTCGGCCGCGCTGGCCGAGTCAGCTTTGCGCGCCAACCTCCCGGGTCAGCCGGCGCTGAGTGGCGAACGGATGGACACCGGCGGCAAAGCCCTGCCGGTGCTGCGTATTGGCGAGCACGTCATCAATAACAGTACGCTGGAGGTGGATCGTTTCACCCGTAGCACCGGCTCGCTGGCCACGGTATTTGTCAAGGATGGCAGCGAGTGGATTCGCATTGCCACCTCGGTCAAGAAGGAAGACGGCAGCCGTGCTGTCGGCACCCCGCTGAGCCACGATTCACCTGCCTATGCCAGCCTGAATGCCGGCCACGCCTATACCGGCCCGGTTCAGCTGTTTGGTCGCGATTTCATGACGCTGTATTCGCCAGTGCAGAACGAGGCTGGTCAGGTCGTGGCGGCCTTGTTTGTGGGTGAGGAGTTCACCGCCAGCCTGGCTGCGCTGCGGCAGAAAATCATGTCGGTGCGCTTTGGCGAATCCGGTTACATCTATGCTTTCGATGCCCACAACGAGCCGGGCCGCATGATGATCCACCCGCATTCCCAGGGTAAGAACCTGCTGGACTTCAAGGACAAGGACGGCCTCGCCATCAACCGCATCATGCTGGAACAAAAGCAGGGCGTGCTGCATTACCACTGGGCCAAGCCGGACAGTAACGAGCCGGTGCGTCCCAAGATTGCCGTGTTCGATACTTTTGAACGCTGGGGCTGGATTGTCGCCGCCAGCAGTTATGAAGACGAGTTCGCTGCCCAGTTGCAGGCCATGCGCTGGCGCCTGGCCATCGGCATCATCGTCATGATAGGCCTGCTGCTGGCTGCTACTTTCTGGGCCAGCCGCCTGTGGGTCACCCGGCCACTGGCCCATGCGGTGGATGCCATCCGCCGCGTGGCCGACGGCGACCTGACCGTGCGCATTGAGGCGCGCAGCCAGGACGAGGTGGGCGAGTTGCTGCTGGCTGCCGACGCAATGAGTAGCCATCTGCGCGAGATGATTGGTGATGTCGAACGCAGCCTGGCGTCCTTGTCGGTGCAGGCCAGATCGCTGGTGAGTATTTCGGAAGATGTGTCCACCGCTTCGGGCGAGCAGAATGCCGCCGCCAGCACCATGGCAGCCTGCGTGGAAGAAATGAGCAGCAGCATCAATCAAGTGGCGCGTCATGCCGATCTGGCGCGACAGATGGCTGCCGATGCCAACGTGCAGTCGCAATGCGGCGCACAGGTGGTATCCCAGGCCACCAACACCATGGGGCAGATTGCCGTTGCGGTGAAGCAGGCGGGTGGCACCGTGCGCCAGCTGGATGGCTTGTCCGAACGCATTGCCGAAGTGGTGACCGTGATTCGCGACATCGCCGACCAGACCAATCTGCTGGCGTTGAATGCCGCCATCGAAGCGGCACGAGCCGGCGAGGCCGGTCGTGGTTTTGCCGTGGTGGCTGATGAGGTGCGCAAGCTGGCGGAGCGTACCACCCAGTCCACCCTGCAGATTACCGATACCGTCAGCAAGATTCAGGACGGTGCCCGCATGGCGGTGGAGCATATGGAAGCCGGTGCGCAGCAGGTGGATGCCGGTGTCAGCAGCGCCAGTCAGGCGGCTAGCAGCCTGCAGGATATCCAGGCCGGTGCGGCGCAGGTGGGTGAGGCGGTCAGCGGCATCTCCGATGCGCTGGGCGAGCAGGATGCGGCCAGCCGCGATATCGCGCTCAATGTGGAAAAAATTGCCCAGCAAGCCGATGGCAATCACGGCAAGGCCCGTGCTGCCGCCCAGGCTGCTGCCACACTGGTGGGGCTGGCTGAGGCACTGCGCACCAGCATCAGCCGCTTCAAGCTGTAG
- a CDS encoding TauD/TfdA dioxygenase family protein, whose product MSFYQDYNDKLAIEGWNTRAVQQYQHVDLRRLSPALGAEIRGVDLSQPLPPAQLEEIRQALTDFLVLTFPGQAIGATEHKAFARHFGSLHQHVLGDSTQLTARSDDPEILGWKTGRSTRYTAGDAWHNDVSCDPHPIWASLLRVTRLPEVGGGDTAFANLYLAYASLSDPLKQFLEGLSAVHDGKEGWSNGYGAEPKPGQVFNASEHPVVARHPVSGRKFLFVNEAFTSHIVQLSRAESRALLQLLFRHIEKHQSFQARIHWQPDTLLLWDNWATQHHAIWDYYPFERWGERVSAYRDHGPQAAASLLSAV is encoded by the coding sequence ATGAGTTTTTATCAGGATTACAACGACAAGCTGGCCATCGAAGGCTGGAATACCCGGGCAGTGCAGCAGTATCAACATGTGGACTTGCGTCGCCTGTCACCGGCGCTGGGTGCGGAAATCCGGGGCGTGGACCTGAGCCAGCCCCTGCCGCCGGCACAGCTGGAGGAAATCCGCCAGGCGCTCACCGATTTTCTGGTGCTGACCTTCCCCGGACAGGCCATCGGTGCCACAGAGCACAAGGCCTTCGCCCGGCATTTTGGCAGCCTGCACCAGCACGTGCTGGGTGACAGCACCCAGTTGACCGCGCGTAGTGATGATCCGGAAATCCTGGGCTGGAAAACAGGCCGCAGCACGCGCTACACCGCTGGTGATGCCTGGCATAACGATGTGTCTTGCGATCCGCACCCCATCTGGGCCTCGCTGCTGCGGGTGACCCGGCTGCCGGAAGTGGGCGGCGGTGATACGGCATTTGCCAACCTCTATCTGGCCTACGCGTCCTTGTCTGATCCGCTGAAGCAGTTTCTGGAAGGGCTGAGCGCCGTCCACGACGGCAAGGAAGGGTGGAGCAATGGCTATGGTGCCGAGCCCAAGCCTGGTCAGGTATTCAATGCCAGCGAGCATCCGGTGGTAGCCCGTCACCCGGTCAGCGGTCGCAAGTTCCTGTTTGTCAACGAAGCCTTCACCTCGCACATCGTGCAGCTGAGCCGGGCCGAAAGCCGTGCCTTGTTGCAGCTGCTGTTCCGTCATATCGAAAAACACCAGTCCTTCCAGGCCCGCATTCACTGGCAGCCGGATACCCTGTTGTTGTGGGACAACTGGGCCACCCAGCACCATGCGATCTGGGATTATTATCCTTTCGAGCGCTGGGGCGAACGGGTTTCGGCCTATCGTGACCACGGCCCGCAAGCGGCAGCTAGCTTGCTATCAGCCGTGTAA